The following nucleotide sequence is from Gordonia jinghuaiqii.
CGGCTCGGCCAGCACCAGCTCGTCGAGAACCACCTCTACTCCGCCGGGAACCAGCACGGTCCCGTCGTCCTGAACCAGATCAGCGGGGAACTTCTCGACCGCAGTCACGGGCTGCCGGAGCTTGACGTGGCGTGGTCGCTCTGGGTCGGGAACGGGCTCATAGAAGAGCTGATGTACCGAGGAGACCTCCCCGGTCGCCTCGACACCTGCCGGGGAGTCGTCGTGCCACGACAGCGTGAGCGCGATCGGTTGGCCGAGTGGATCGCCGTGCGCCGGGTCCCATCGAGCGGAGATGCCACCCGCGACTACGACGTCACGGTCGCGATCCCACCGGGTGACTACGTCCTGCCCGTCCGGTGCGGGATACGCCGACAATCGCCCGGTCAACGTCTCGCCCACGCGGGGAGGCCTTCGGCAACAGCCGAATTCGAATGCGTCAATGCCAATGGGAACGCGCAACAGATCTGCGCGAGAAACATGATTCATCGTAGTCATCGGAAGTTCGACGATCCGTAGCGCGAAGGCAACGGGTTCCGATGCACCCGAGCAGAGGGTACTGCGGGATACGCCGGGTTGTGAACCCCGCACAACACCTCACACACCCGACGACCCGGTGTGAGTTCACTGTTACGTCGGCCTTGCGACACGACAGCCTCGCCGCAACGGTATTCCGACAGAGTTCCGTCATGAACAAACAACTTCTGGAAGAAAGCCTCGTACTCGTCGATCTCCCTGATTCCGGCCTCACCGTCCGCTTCTACGAGATCCTGTTCGACCGCTATCCGGCGGTCCAGCCGATGTTCCAGCGCGACACCCGAGTGCAGGCCGAGATGCTGCGTACCGCGGTGGTCTCGGTGCTCGATCACCTCGACGACGCCGAGTGGCTCACCACCAACCTCCACGCACTGGGTCGTCGTCATGCCGACCTGGGTGTGACCCGGCCGATGTACACCGCCGTCGCCGAGTGCATGATCGCCGCGATGAGTGAGATCGGCGGCGACTCGTGGACACCGTCGATGACCGACGCGTGGGGAGAGGCTCTGGGCGCGGTGGCCACCATCATGCTCGACGGCTATCCGGATGAGATCGCCACCGACGGGCTCGCGGCCGATGTCGTCCCCACCGACGACCGGGCCACCGAGGACCGGGCCACCGAGGACCGGGAGACCGAGGAACGGGAGACCGGCGCCGCCTGAGTCCGCGCCGGTCTGAGTCCCACCGGACCGCGGGGTCGACGCCGCCCCCGCGATCACCCCTCCTCCCGCGCGATACGATCCCGCTCGGAAGAGAGGGCTCGTGACAACTGCAGTGAATGTCCGCGGCGGGGTGGATCGCTACCTGCGTTCCGCCCGGGCCCGGTGGGCCGTGCTCGTCGCTTTCGGGATCAGCGCGGCGGTGGCCGTGTTCATCCTCCCGAATCAGCCGCCGACGCCGTACCGGATCGATTTCGACGTCTATCGCATGGGCGGGCAGGTCCTCGTCGACGGCGGTGACCTCTACGGCATCCTGCCGCAGCTCGCCCAGGGCGCGTATCTACCGTTCACCTATCCGCCGCTGGCTGCGGCGTTGTTCTCCGTGTTCACCCCGATCCCGCTGTGGCTCGGGCAGATGCTGTTCACCGCGGCGTCCATCGCCTGTCTGCTGCTGGTGTGCCGGATCGTGCTGTCTCACCTCACCGCTCGGCCGGCGGCCGAGTTGTGGTGGCTCGCCACCGCCGCGACGACTGTCGGCCTGTGGCTCGAACCCGTCCGCGACAGCCTCAATTTCGGCCAGATCAACATCGTGCTGATGACACTCGTCGTCGTCGACGTCCTGGTGGGGCGGGGCCGGTGGTGGGCCGGTCCGCTTGTCGGCCTGGCCATCTCGATCAAACTGACCCCCGCGGTGTTCCTGCTGTTCTTCTTCCTCCGACGGGACTGGCGAACCCTCGGCGTCGCGGCGGTCTCGGCGGTGGGTTACGCAGGCCTCGGTTACCTGATCGCGCCCACTGCGTCGGTCAGGTACTGGACCGACACACTGTTCGACACCGACCGCATCGGGAGTCCGCACTTTGCCAACAACCAGTCGATCAAGGGCGAGCTCGGCCGCCTCGGCATCGACTCCGACGTCGCCTGGTTCCTCGTGTCGCTGGCCATCGGGCTCTTCATCGCGTGGGTGGCATGGCGGTTGCTCGCCGTCGACGCGGTGGTTCCGGCCCTGACCACGGTCGCGTTCGCGGCATTGTTCTGTTCCCCGGTCTCGTGGGATCACAGCTGGGTGTGGGTCGTGCCGCTGCTGATCACACTGGTCCATCTGGCCACCCGGGATGGGGCGTCGACACTCTGGTGGTGGCTCGCCGGAACCGGGGCGGTCATCTTCGCGGTGGCCCCCCATCAACACATCCCGCAGCGCTACGACGCGGAGCTGGCGTGGACGTGGTGGCACCACCTCGTCGGGTCGTCGTACCTGCTCTGGGGCCTGGCCGTCCTCATTGCGTTCGGCCTGCTCGCCCCTCGTCTCACACCGACGCGACGCCCGACCGGCACCGTCGTACACCCGCGCTGAGAGCCCTCCCGAAACACACCCCTTGAAACAACCGCTAGAATCCGTTCCAATGGTGCATAGTGACGTAAGGCACATCGGAACAACCGGGAGTGGTAAGTGATGGCTAGTCGGAAGAAGCAAATCCAGGGCGTCCTGGCAAAGGCAAGCAGTCTCTACCCGAGTTCGGAGCGTCCGCTGGCCGTGCCGCCGCCCGGGTCGGACCTCAAGCCGGTCATGGGCGACCCGGGAATGCCGTACCTGGGCAACACCCTCGAGGCGCTGGTGGATCCGCTGAAGTCGGCGATGGACCGCTTCGAGAAGTACGGCCAGGTGTCCTGGTCGGGTGCCCTGGGCATGAACATGGTCACGCTCGTCGGCCCCGACGCCATCGAGGCCGTGTGGATGAACCGCCAGAAGGCGTTCTCCAGCGAACTGGGCTGGGAGCCCATGATCGGTCCGTTCTTCCGTCGAGGCGTGATGCTGATGGACTTCGACGAGCACATGCAGCACCGGCGCATCATGCAGCAGGCGTTCAGTCGTCCCCGCCTCAACGGCTACCTCGACATCATGACCCCGCACATCGAGAAGACGCTGGCCAACTGGCAGGTCGGCAACGGCTTCCACATGTACTCGCGGACCAAGGACCTCACCCTGTCGCTGGCCACCGAGGTCTTCATGGGTGCCCATGTGAGCGAGTCCGAGGCCCACCGTCTCGAGCTCGCCTTCGAGGCAGCGGTCCGCGGTGGCCAGGCCATGATCCGCAAGGACGTCGGCAACTGGACGTGGGCGCAGGGTCTGCGCGGACGTGAGGTGCTGCAGGAGTACTTCCGCTCCGAGATCCCGCTACGTCGCGGCACCGACGGCGACGACCTGTTCACCGTGCTCTGCAACTCCGAGAGCGACGAGGGTGAGTCGTTCACCGACGAGGACATCGTCAACCACATGATCTTCGTGATGATGGCCGCTCACGACACGAGCACCATCGCGCTGTCGATGCTCACCTACTTCCTCGGCCGGCACCCCGAGTGGCAGGAGCGTCTGCGCGAGGAGTCGCTCGCACTGAACAAACCCACCATCGACTACGACGACGTGGACAAGCTCCCGAGCATGGAACTGGCGTTCAAGGAGACGCTGCGCCTGAACGCGCCGGTCGGCATGCTGTTCCGGATGGCGATCGAGGACACCGAGATCTGCGGGCA
It contains:
- a CDS encoding glycosyltransferase 87 family protein, with the protein product MTTAVNVRGGVDRYLRSARARWAVLVAFGISAAVAVFILPNQPPTPYRIDFDVYRMGGQVLVDGGDLYGILPQLAQGAYLPFTYPPLAAALFSVFTPIPLWLGQMLFTAASIACLLLVCRIVLSHLTARPAAELWWLATAATTVGLWLEPVRDSLNFGQINIVLMTLVVVDVLVGRGRWWAGPLVGLAISIKLTPAVFLLFFFLRRDWRTLGVAAVSAVGYAGLGYLIAPTASVRYWTDTLFDTDRIGSPHFANNQSIKGELGRLGIDSDVAWFLVSLAIGLFIAWVAWRLLAVDAVVPALTTVAFAALFCSPVSWDHSWVWVVPLLITLVHLATRDGASTLWWWLAGTGAVIFAVAPHQHIPQRYDAELAWTWWHHLVGSSYLLWGLAVLIAFGLLAPRLTPTRRPTGTVVHPR
- a CDS encoding cytochrome P450; this translates as MASRKKQIQGVLAKASSLYPSSERPLAVPPPGSDLKPVMGDPGMPYLGNTLEALVDPLKSAMDRFEKYGQVSWSGALGMNMVTLVGPDAIEAVWMNRQKAFSSELGWEPMIGPFFRRGVMLMDFDEHMQHRRIMQQAFSRPRLNGYLDIMTPHIEKTLANWQVGNGFHMYSRTKDLTLSLATEVFMGAHVSESEAHRLELAFEAAVRGGQAMIRKDVGNWTWAQGLRGREVLQEYFRSEIPLRRGTDGDDLFTVLCNSESDEGESFTDEDIVNHMIFVMMAAHDTSTIALSMLTYFLGRHPEWQERLREESLALNKPTIDYDDVDKLPSMELAFKETLRLNAPVGMLFRMAIEDTEICGHYIPKGTLLAIHPWATMLRKEWWPNPTRFDPERFSPERREDKVHRFAWAPFGGGAHKCIGLYFGGMEVKSILHQMLQRFEWDVPAGYKPTLTYGTGPTPADGLPINLRHRKI